A region from the Lutra lutra chromosome 1, mLutLut1.2, whole genome shotgun sequence genome encodes:
- the CCRL2 gene encoding C-C chemokine receptor-like 2 — MDNYTSAPDDDYDVLIEDDVNSGEVEQCDPYDPKVLAARVVPQLSTAVFLAGLLGSVWVVLILVKHKGLKHRENIYLLNLTISNLCFLLALPFWAYTGTHGGVLDNPFCRILVVLYSIGLYSEAFFNVLLTVQRYLECFPVSLPSTTRTARWGLVSSVLAWVLAALVILPESVFYKARMESQTSKCFFGRPHFLPAEETSWKRFLTLKMNILGLLFPLCVFVFCYARVRKIRGSGERRSGRSKLVFAIMALFLLMWGPYNIALFLFTFKDSFSLHDCKSDYNLDRSVQILRIVAATHCCVNPLLHTFLDPTFRRHLCRPCSVCSGRPLQSREESTREASREGHDHSIPLQASVN, encoded by the coding sequence ATGGATAATTACACGTCAGCCCCCGACGATGACTATGACGTCCTCATCGAGGATGACGTGAATAGCGGCGAAGTAGAACAGTGCGACCCctatgaccccaaggtcctggcgGCCCGCGTGGTTCCGCAGCTCTCCACCGCCGTGTTCCTGGCAGGTCTCCTGGGCAGTGTCTGGGTCGTGCTTATCCTGGTGAAACATAAAGGACTCAAGCACAGGGAAAATATCTACCTCCTAAACTTGACcatttcaaatttgtgtttcttGCTGGCCCTGCCATTCTGGGCCTACACTGGGACACACGGGGGGGTTCTCGACAACCCCTTCTGTAGAATTCTAGTGGTACTGTACTCCATAGGCCTGTACAGTGAAGCGTTTTTCAACGTCCTCCTGACCGTGCAGAGGTACCTGGAGTGTTTCCCCGTGAGCTTGCCCTCCACCACCCGGACAGCACGCTGGGGCTTGGTCTCAAGTGTTCTGGCGTGGGTCCTAGCCGCTCTGGTCATTTTGCCCGAATCCGTGTTTTACAAAGCTCGGATGGAAAGCCAGACATCCAAGTGCTTCTTCGGACGACCTCACTTCCTGCCGGCAGAGGAGACATCCTGGAAGCGTTTTCTGACCTTAAAGATGAACATTTTGGGACTTCTTTTTCCACTGTGCGTTTTTGTCTTTTGCTACGCGCGAGTGAGAAAAATACGAGGGTCTGGGGAGAGGAGGTCTGGACGTTCTAAGCTTGTTTTTGCCATAATGGCTCTTTTCCTTCTGATGTGGGGACCCTACAATATCGCCCTTTTCCTCTTCACTTTCAAAGACTCTTTCTCCCTGCATGACTGCAAAAGTGACTACAACCTGGACAGGAGCGTTCAGATCCTGAGAATTGTCGCGGCCACCCACTGCTGCGTCAACCCCCTCCTGCACACGTTCCTCGACCCCACATTCAGAAGACACCTCTGCCGCCCTTGCTCGGTGTGCAGTGGCCGTCCGCTTCAGTCCAGGGAGGAATCTACACGAGAGGCATCCAGAGAAGGACACGACCATTCCATTCCCCTCCAAGCTAGTGTAAACTAG